The following proteins come from a genomic window of Achromobacter deleyi:
- a CDS encoding organic hydroperoxide resistance protein: MSIEKVLYRAQAHVTGGREGTGVSSDGNLNVKLTTPKELGGAGAAGTNPEQLFAVGYSACFMGAMKFVAGRDKIAMPANATIDGSVGIGPIPTGFGIEAELKISLPGMDRAEAEKLVAAAHIVCPYSNATRGNIDVTLTITV; encoded by the coding sequence ATGTCGATCGAAAAAGTCCTGTACCGCGCCCAAGCCCACGTCACCGGCGGCCGTGAAGGCACCGGCGTCTCCAGCGACGGCAACCTGAACGTCAAGCTGACCACCCCGAAGGAACTGGGCGGCGCCGGCGCCGCGGGCACCAACCCCGAGCAACTGTTCGCCGTGGGCTACTCGGCCTGCTTCATGGGCGCCATGAAGTTCGTCGCCGGCCGCGACAAGATCGCCATGCCCGCCAACGCCACCATCGACGGCTCGGTCGGCATCGGCCCCATCCCCACCGGTTTCGGCATCGAAGCCGAACTGAAGATCTCGCTGCCCGGCATGGACCGCGCCGAAGCCGAAAAGCTCGTCGCCGCCGCCCACATCGTCTGCCCCTACTCGAACGCCACCCGCGGCAACATCGACGTCACCCTGACCATCACCGTCTAA
- a CDS encoding ABC transporter ATP-binding protein, whose product MLSIKNLEAGYGKVKVLHGISMEVPKAKVVTLIGSNGAGKTTTMRALSGMIRPTAGEVTLGGKRIDGLESHRIARLGLAHSPEGRRVFPTLSVTDNLLLGAFPRLTGSRPKGDVQADLGRAMDLFPRLKERREQLAGTLSGGEQQMLAMARAVMLNPELVLLDEPSMGLAPILVEEVFRIIARLKDEGVTMLLVEQFAAAALNVADYGYVLENGRISVHGSAEKLKHDPAVVAAYLGGAH is encoded by the coding sequence ATGCTATCGATCAAGAATCTGGAAGCGGGCTACGGGAAGGTGAAGGTGCTGCACGGCATCAGCATGGAGGTCCCGAAGGCCAAGGTGGTGACGTTGATCGGCTCGAATGGGGCCGGCAAGACGACGACGATGCGGGCGCTGTCGGGGATGATCCGGCCGACCGCGGGCGAGGTCACGCTGGGCGGCAAGCGCATCGACGGGCTGGAATCGCATCGGATCGCGCGGCTGGGGCTGGCGCATTCGCCGGAAGGGCGGCGGGTGTTTCCGACGCTGTCGGTGACCGACAACCTGCTGTTGGGCGCGTTTCCGCGCTTGACGGGGAGTCGGCCCAAGGGCGACGTGCAGGCGGATCTGGGACGGGCGATGGATCTGTTCCCTCGCCTGAAGGAGCGGCGCGAGCAGCTGGCCGGAACGCTGTCCGGCGGCGAGCAGCAGATGCTGGCGATGGCGCGGGCGGTGATGCTGAATCCGGAGCTGGTGCTGCTGGATGAGCCGTCGATGGGGTTGGCGCCGATCCTGGTGGAAGAGGTTTTCCGGATCATTGCGCGGCTCAAGGATGAAGGGGTGACGATGTTGCTGGTCGAGCAGTTCGCGGCGGCGGCGTTGAATGTGGCTGATTATGGGTATGTGTTGGAGAATGGGCGGATTTCTGTGCATGGGAGTGCGGAGAAGTTGAAGCATGATCCGGCGGTGGTGGCGGCTTATCTTGGGGGGGCACACTGA
- a CDS encoding MarR family winged helix-turn-helix transcriptional regulator, producing MKSRSQPKSAFNPLLLDSQLCFALYSTSLAMNKVYRKLLRGLDLTYPQYLVMLVLWERDEVTVTDIGERLFLDSATLTPLLKRLEAAGLVTRTRAQEDERQVIVTLTKQGRNLREQAEAVPHAIAAAAQCSLDEVQGTMRALHELREKLVSSL from the coding sequence ATGAAATCCAGATCCCAGCCCAAAAGCGCGTTCAACCCGCTGCTGCTAGACAGCCAGCTGTGCTTCGCCCTGTACTCGACCTCGCTGGCGATGAACAAGGTGTACCGCAAGCTGTTGCGCGGCCTGGATCTGACGTACCCGCAGTACCTGGTCATGCTGGTGCTGTGGGAGCGCGACGAAGTCACGGTCACCGACATCGGCGAGCGCCTGTTCCTGGATTCCGCCACCCTCACGCCCCTGCTCAAGCGGCTCGAGGCGGCAGGCCTGGTCACCCGCACCCGGGCCCAGGAGGACGAGCGCCAGGTCATCGTCACCCTGACAAAGCAGGGCCGCAACCTGCGCGAACAGGCCGAGGCCGTGCCGCACGCCATCGCCGCCGCGGCCCAGTGCTCGCTCGACGAAGTGCAGGGCACCATGCGCGCGTTGCACGAATTGCGGGAAAAGCTGGTCAGCAGTCTTTGA
- a CDS encoding branched-chain amino acid ABC transporter permease, with translation MGFFLETLFGGLMSGMLYALIGLGFVLIFKASGVFNFAQGAMVLVAALSMARFSEWIPRWFGFENMILANVLAFIVSAIVMFLLAVAIERFVLRHLVNQEATTLLMATLGISYFLDGLGQISFGSSVYSINVGMPKDPLMILDSVFEGGLLINLEDLTAAVIAALLVAALALFFQFTSTGRALRAVADDHQAAQSIGIPLNRIWVIVWSVAGLVALVAGIIWGSKFGVQFTLSTAALRALPVVILGGLTSVPGAILGGLIIGVGEKLSEVYLGSLVGGGIEIWFAYVLALVFLLFRPQGLFGEKIIDRV, from the coding sequence ATGGGATTTTTTCTGGAAACCTTATTCGGCGGCCTGATGAGCGGCATGCTGTATGCCCTGATCGGCCTGGGCTTCGTGCTGATCTTCAAGGCATCGGGCGTGTTCAACTTCGCCCAGGGCGCCATGGTGCTGGTGGCGGCGTTGTCGATGGCGCGCTTCTCGGAGTGGATACCGCGCTGGTTCGGCTTCGAAAACATGATCCTGGCCAACGTGCTGGCGTTCATCGTCAGCGCCATCGTGATGTTCCTGCTGGCGGTGGCGATCGAGCGCTTCGTGCTGCGCCACCTGGTCAACCAGGAAGCCACCACGCTGCTCATGGCCACGCTGGGCATCAGCTATTTCCTTGACGGCCTGGGCCAGATCTCGTTCGGCAGCTCGGTCTATTCCATCAACGTCGGCATGCCGAAAGATCCGTTGATGATCCTGGACTCGGTGTTCGAAGGCGGGCTGCTCATCAACCTCGAAGACCTGACCGCCGCGGTCATCGCCGCATTGTTGGTGGCGGCGCTGGCACTGTTCTTCCAGTTCACCTCCACCGGCCGCGCCCTGCGCGCCGTGGCGGACGACCACCAGGCGGCGCAGTCCATCGGCATCCCGCTGAACCGCATCTGGGTCATCGTCTGGAGCGTCGCCGGCCTGGTGGCGTTGGTGGCCGGCATCATCTGGGGTTCCAAGTTCGGCGTGCAGTTCACGCTCTCGACCGCGGCGCTGCGGGCGCTGCCGGTGGTGATCCTGGGCGGCCTGACCTCGGTGCCGGGCGCCATCCTGGGCGGCCTGATCATCGGCGTGGGCGAAAAGCTGTCCGAGGTCTACCTGGGGTCGCTGGTGGGTGGCGGCATCGAAATCTGGTTCGCCTATGTGCTGGCGCTGGTGTTCCTGCTGTTCCGTCCGCAAGGGCTGTTCGGCGAGAAGATCATCGACCGCGTCTGA
- a CDS encoding branched-chain amino acid ABC transporter ATP-binding protein/permease has protein sequence MKPLHLLLSIVAVACLAAVPLGVTNTYYLHLIETIMIYSILLFGLDIVVGYTGQVSLGHAGLFGIGSYVAGVLFFHLQMPIWVILPAAILIAAAFGAVLALPALRVTGPYLAMVTLAFGTIIQILINEMTFMTEGPLGIKIPKPSIGGHILTKSEYFWLVAALLVLSLIVVHRILKSHLGRSFEALRDSPIASDCMGVSVYRHKVFAFVISAGFAGLAGALYSYSEQYISPNTYNFELTILFLLAIIMGGRKSRTGALLGASIIVLLPKMLDDIGTFRLIALGVAILVTVGSAIAISKGRTEARRVAVPVIGTILLAVFSYWLDAVTDWRLTIFGAMILFVVYYLPDGIVGFVRNLFFSTRRAALSVKQDLVKGQEAVPDAARGQGETLLAAKQVLMQFGGLKALNQVDLTVKRGTIHGLIGPNGSGKSTMMNVLTGIYVPTAGSVEFSGKSLVGLAPADIAATGIARTFQNVQLFGEMTALENVLVGLHHTFTTGLAGIALRTPKWKGEEQGARARALALLEFVGLESMANEEARNLPYGKQRLLEIARALALDPQLLLLDEPAAGLTAPDIVELLAIIRKVRDHGITLILIEHHMDVVMGVCDTVSVLDFGQKIAEGLPNEVQSNAKVIEAYLGGAPA, from the coding sequence ATGAAACCCCTGCACCTTCTGCTATCCATCGTGGCCGTGGCCTGCCTGGCCGCCGTGCCGCTGGGCGTGACCAACACGTATTACCTGCACCTGATCGAAACCATCATGATCTATTCGATCCTGCTGTTCGGGCTCGATATCGTGGTGGGCTATACCGGCCAGGTATCGCTGGGCCATGCCGGCCTGTTCGGCATCGGCTCGTATGTGGCCGGCGTGCTGTTCTTCCACCTGCAGATGCCGATCTGGGTGATCCTGCCAGCCGCCATCCTGATCGCGGCGGCCTTCGGCGCGGTGCTGGCGCTGCCGGCGCTGCGGGTCACCGGGCCGTACCTGGCGATGGTGACGCTGGCCTTTGGCACCATCATCCAGATCCTGATCAACGAGATGACCTTCATGACCGAGGGCCCGCTCGGCATCAAGATCCCCAAGCCGTCGATCGGCGGACACATCCTGACCAAGAGCGAGTACTTCTGGCTGGTGGCGGCGTTGCTGGTGCTGTCGCTGATCGTGGTGCACCGGATCCTGAAATCGCACCTGGGCCGCTCGTTCGAAGCCTTGCGCGACAGCCCGATCGCCTCGGACTGCATGGGCGTGTCGGTCTACCGGCACAAGGTGTTCGCCTTCGTCATCAGCGCCGGTTTCGCCGGCCTGGCGGGCGCGCTGTATTCCTATTCCGAGCAGTACATCTCGCCCAACACCTACAACTTCGAACTGACCATCCTGTTCCTGCTGGCTATCATCATGGGCGGGCGCAAGAGCCGCACCGGCGCGCTGCTGGGCGCGTCGATCATCGTGCTGCTGCCCAAGATGCTGGACGATATCGGCACCTTCCGCCTGATCGCGCTGGGCGTGGCGATCCTGGTGACGGTCGGTAGCGCCATCGCCATCTCCAAGGGCCGCACCGAGGCCCGCCGCGTGGCGGTGCCGGTGATCGGCACCATCCTGCTGGCGGTGTTCTCGTACTGGCTGGACGCGGTGACCGACTGGCGCCTGACGATCTTCGGCGCCATGATCCTGTTCGTCGTGTACTACCTGCCCGACGGCATCGTCGGCTTCGTGCGCAACCTGTTCTTCTCGACCCGCCGCGCGGCGCTGTCGGTCAAGCAGGACCTGGTCAAGGGACAGGAGGCCGTTCCCGACGCGGCGCGCGGCCAGGGCGAGACGCTGCTGGCGGCCAAACAGGTGCTGATGCAGTTCGGCGGCCTGAAGGCGCTGAACCAGGTCGACCTGACGGTCAAGCGCGGCACCATCCACGGGCTGATCGGGCCGAACGGCTCGGGCAAGAGCACCATGATGAACGTGCTGACCGGCATCTACGTGCCAACGGCCGGTTCGGTGGAGTTCTCCGGCAAGTCGCTGGTGGGCCTGGCGCCGGCCGACATCGCGGCCACCGGCATCGCGCGCACGTTCCAGAACGTGCAGCTGTTCGGCGAGATGACGGCGCTGGAGAACGTGCTGGTCGGCCTGCACCACACCTTCACCACGGGGTTGGCCGGCATCGCGCTGCGCACGCCGAAGTGGAAGGGCGAGGAACAAGGCGCCCGCGCCCGCGCGCTGGCGCTGCTGGAATTTGTCGGCCTGGAGAGCATGGCTAACGAAGAGGCCCGCAACCTGCCCTACGGCAAGCAGCGCCTGCTGGAGATCGCCCGCGCGCTGGCGCTGGATCCGCAATTGCTGCTGCTGGACGAACCGGCGGCCGGCCTGACGGCGCCCGACATCGTCGAGCTGCTGGCCATCATCCGCAAGGTGCGCGACCACGGCATCACGCTGATCCTGATCGAGCACCACATGGATGTGGTGATGGGAGTGTGCGACACCGTGTCGGTGCTGGACTTCGGCCAGAAGATCGCCGAGGGGCTGCCCAACGAAGTGCAGAGCAACGCCAAGGTTATCGAGGCGTATCTGGGCGGCGCGCCCGCCTGA
- a CDS encoding Crp/Fnr family transcriptional regulator: MQLSDSLQLAAAWFRVLDGEQQARVERDLSVQQAAAGSIIERKGELAQAWIGVLAGLVKVSVGNAEGKVASLTGVPAGGWIGEGSLLKREVRKYDIVALRDSVVARLPAATFDWLLDTSIPFNRYLLHQLNERVAQFIGKAEYDRLLDPDARVARCLAELFNPLLYPGMGMRLTITQEEVGYLARVSRQRANQALRKLEEAGLLNVEYGAVRVLDLDGLKLYGSDRGALEGEHAA; encoded by the coding sequence ATGCAGCTATCCGACTCCCTGCAACTTGCCGCGGCCTGGTTTCGCGTGCTCGACGGCGAGCAGCAAGCGCGCGTCGAACGAGACCTGTCCGTGCAGCAAGCCGCCGCCGGGTCGATCATAGAGCGCAAAGGCGAACTCGCCCAGGCATGGATCGGCGTGCTGGCCGGCCTGGTGAAGGTGTCGGTGGGCAATGCCGAGGGCAAGGTCGCGTCGCTGACGGGCGTGCCCGCCGGCGGCTGGATCGGCGAGGGCTCGCTGCTCAAGCGCGAAGTCCGCAAGTACGACATCGTGGCGCTGCGCGATTCCGTCGTCGCGCGCCTGCCGGCCGCCACCTTCGATTGGCTGCTGGACACCAGCATCCCCTTCAACCGCTACCTGCTGCACCAGCTGAACGAGCGCGTCGCCCAGTTCATCGGCAAGGCCGAGTACGACCGCCTGCTGGATCCGGACGCGCGCGTGGCCCGCTGCCTGGCGGAGCTGTTCAACCCGCTGCTGTACCCCGGCATGGGCATGCGCCTGACCATCACGCAGGAAGAGGTCGGCTACCTGGCGCGGGTTTCGCGCCAGCGCGCCAACCAGGCGCTGCGCAAGCTGGAAGAGGCGGGCCTGCTGAACGTCGAATACGGCGCGGTACGGGTGCTGGATCTGGATGGGCTGAAACTGTACGGCTCCGACCGCGGCGCGCTGGAAGGCGAACACGCCGCCTGA
- a CDS encoding branched-chain amino acid ABC transporter permease → MILLQLIYSGIALGMIYAVIAFGYQLTFATSGTLNFGQGEALMLGALVGLTLVGLGVNYWVMIPIVCLFGFAQGVLVERVGVRPAIKTRSEFGWIMATIALGIIFKNVAENIWGRDDLRFPSPLPEAPIEVLGANVLPMELLVVFGALAMMLLVEVFNRKSIYGKAFVATSNDRDAAGLMGINTGMVITFSYALSSLTAAFAGVLVAPLTLTGATMGAVLGLKAFAVAIIGGLSSGMGVVVGGLILGIAETTTGFYLSTGYKDVPGLVLLLLVLTFKPAGLFGKTAIKKV, encoded by the coding sequence ATGATTCTTCTACAGCTTATCTATAGCGGTATCGCGCTAGGCATGATCTATGCCGTCATCGCGTTCGGGTACCAGCTCACCTTCGCCACGTCCGGCACCCTGAACTTCGGCCAGGGCGAAGCCCTGATGCTGGGCGCGCTGGTCGGGCTCACGCTGGTCGGCCTGGGCGTGAACTACTGGGTCATGATTCCCATCGTCTGCCTCTTCGGCTTCGCGCAAGGCGTGCTGGTCGAACGGGTCGGCGTGCGGCCGGCCATCAAGACGCGCTCCGAGTTCGGCTGGATCATGGCCACCATCGCGCTGGGCATCATCTTCAAGAACGTGGCCGAGAACATCTGGGGCCGCGACGACCTGCGCTTTCCCTCGCCGCTGCCCGAGGCGCCGATCGAGGTGCTGGGCGCCAACGTGCTGCCGATGGAATTGCTGGTGGTGTTCGGCGCGCTGGCCATGATGCTGCTGGTGGAAGTGTTCAACCGCAAGTCCATCTACGGCAAGGCCTTCGTCGCTACGTCCAATGACCGCGACGCCGCCGGCCTGATGGGCATCAACACCGGCATGGTGATCACGTTTTCGTATGCCCTGTCGTCGCTGACCGCCGCCTTCGCGGGCGTGCTGGTGGCGCCGCTGACGCTGACTGGCGCCACCATGGGCGCGGTGCTCGGCCTGAAGGCCTTCGCCGTCGCCATCATCGGCGGCCTGTCCAGCGGCATGGGCGTGGTGGTGGGCGGGCTGATCCTGGGGATCGCCGAGACCACGACCGGCTTCTATCTTTCGACGGGGTACAAAGACGTGCCGGGACTGGTCCTGCTGCTGCTCGTACTGACCTTCAAGCCCGCCGGCCTGTTCGGCAAGACCGCGATCAAGAAGGTGTAA
- a CDS encoding ABC transporter ATP-binding protein yields the protein MSNNDRDQRIGDVMLDMQNISLSFGGVKALTDISFNVREHEIRAIIGPNGAGKSSMLNVINGVYTPQQGGIAFRGERFSRMNPRRAAEMGIARTFQNLALFKGMSVLDNIMTGRNLRMKCGLLAQAFRLGAAEREEIEHRQFVENIIDFLEIQAYRKTPVGRLPYGLQKRVDLGRALAMEPRLLLLDEPMAGMNIEEKQDMSRFILDVNDEFGTTIVLIEHDMGVVMDISDRVVVLDYGKKIGDGKPDEVRANEDVIRAYLGVGGEAAVTKDAEAQATAPAPNPPPEGEGENSLAART from the coding sequence ATGAGCAACAACGACCGCGACCAGCGCATCGGCGACGTGATGCTGGACATGCAGAACATCTCGCTGTCCTTCGGCGGCGTCAAGGCGCTGACGGACATTTCCTTCAATGTGCGCGAGCACGAGATCCGCGCCATCATCGGCCCCAACGGCGCGGGCAAGAGTTCGATGCTGAACGTCATCAACGGCGTCTACACCCCGCAGCAGGGCGGCATCGCATTCCGCGGCGAGCGTTTCTCGCGCATGAATCCGCGCCGCGCCGCCGAAATGGGCATCGCCCGCACCTTCCAGAACCTGGCCCTGTTCAAGGGCATGAGCGTGCTGGACAACATCATGACCGGTCGCAACCTGCGCATGAAGTGCGGGCTGCTGGCGCAGGCCTTCCGCCTGGGCGCCGCCGAACGCGAAGAGATCGAGCACCGCCAGTTCGTCGAGAACATCATCGACTTCCTCGAGATCCAGGCGTATCGCAAGACGCCCGTGGGGCGTCTGCCCTACGGCCTGCAAAAGCGCGTCGACCTGGGCCGCGCGCTGGCCATGGAGCCGCGCCTGCTGCTGCTGGACGAGCCGATGGCCGGCATGAACATCGAGGAAAAGCAGGACATGAGCCGCTTCATCCTCGATGTGAACGACGAATTCGGCACCACCATCGTGCTGATCGAGCACGACATGGGCGTGGTCATGGACATCTCCGACCGCGTGGTGGTGCTGGACTATGGCAAGAAGATCGGCGACGGCAAGCCGGACGAGGTTCGTGCCAACGAAGATGTCATCCGCGCGTACCTTGGCGTCGGCGGCGAAGCCGCCGTCACCAAGGACGCCGAAGCGCAGGCAACAGCCCCCGCCCCTAACCCTCCCCCCGAGGGGGAGGGAGAAAACTCACTGGCTGCACGGACTTAA
- a CDS encoding ABC transporter substrate-binding protein: MDFRLKLLAGTLAFAVSAAGYAADPIKIGVAGPYTGGSSSMGVSMRDGVRLAIEEINKGGGVLGRQLVAVERDDEAKNERGVQIAQELINKEQVTATVGYINTGVALASQRFYQDAKIPVFNNVATGSVITHQFKAPEYPDNYVFRNAAHDSIQAPMIVEEAVTRRGFKKVAILADSTNYGQLGREDLEKALDAKGIKPVAVEKFNIKDVDMTAQLLKAKAAGAEAVLTYGIGPELAQIANGMAKLGWKVPIIGSWTLSMANYIDNSGANGEGARMPQTFIQDPDTPKRKAFIDAYLAKFKPKNNRIDSPVSAAQGYDSIFLLAAAIKQANSTEGPKIREALENLQTPVEGVVMTYNKPFTHDNHDAIGVKEVVIGEVKGGRVVKAN; this comes from the coding sequence ATGGATTTTCGTTTGAAGCTGCTTGCAGGAACCCTTGCTTTTGCCGTATCGGCCGCGGGCTACGCCGCCGACCCCATCAAGATCGGCGTGGCCGGTCCCTACACCGGGGGCTCGTCCTCCATGGGCGTCAGCATGCGCGACGGCGTGCGCCTGGCCATCGAGGAAATCAACAAGGGCGGCGGCGTGCTCGGCCGGCAACTGGTCGCGGTGGAACGTGACGACGAAGCCAAGAACGAGCGCGGCGTGCAGATCGCCCAGGAACTGATCAACAAGGAGCAGGTCACCGCCACGGTCGGCTACATCAACACCGGCGTGGCGCTGGCCTCGCAGCGCTTCTACCAGGACGCCAAGATCCCGGTGTTCAACAACGTCGCCACCGGCAGCGTCATCACGCACCAGTTCAAGGCGCCGGAATACCCGGACAACTACGTGTTCCGCAACGCGGCGCACGACAGCATCCAGGCGCCGATGATCGTCGAGGAGGCCGTGACCCGCCGCGGCTTCAAGAAGGTCGCGATCCTGGCCGACTCCACCAACTACGGCCAGCTCGGCCGCGAGGACCTGGAAAAGGCCCTGGACGCCAAGGGCATCAAGCCGGTGGCGGTCGAGAAGTTCAACATCAAGGACGTCGACATGACGGCCCAGCTGCTCAAGGCCAAGGCCGCGGGCGCCGAAGCCGTGCTGACCTACGGCATCGGCCCCGAGCTGGCGCAGATCGCCAACGGCATGGCCAAGCTGGGCTGGAAGGTGCCGATCATCGGCAGCTGGACGCTGTCGATGGCCAACTACATCGACAACTCCGGCGCCAACGGCGAGGGCGCGCGCATGCCGCAGACCTTCATCCAGGATCCGGACACGCCCAAGCGCAAGGCCTTCATCGACGCCTACCTGGCCAAGTTCAAGCCCAAGAACAACCGCATCGACTCGCCGGTGTCGGCGGCCCAGGGCTACGACTCGATCTTCCTGCTGGCCGCGGCCATCAAGCAGGCCAACTCCACGGAAGGCCCGAAGATCCGTGAAGCGCTCGAGAACCTGCAGACGCCCGTCGAAGGCGTAGTGATGACCTACAACAAACCCTTCACCCACGACAACCACGACGCCATCGGCGTCAAGGAAGTGGTCATCGGCGAGGTCAAGGGCGGCCGCGTGGTCAAGGCCAACTAA
- a CDS encoding AMP-dependent synthetase/ligase yields the protein MAHSSPASAQMPAALDTFPALLFAHADVRGSRPAIREKDLGIWQTLTWADVAEHVRQVAHGLASLGILPGMHVAVIGENRPRLYMAMMAAQSLGAIPVPLYQDAVAQEMVYVLQDAEVSVAVVEDQEQVDKMLEVLEQCPALKHVVYDDPRGLRHYTDAMLLSYDQLEEIGRDYAAQHPDFFARAVAAVQPHDAAAMFYTSGTTGKPKGVVLTHHALIDRARAVSEMEKLTDHEDVLAYLPPAWIGQNMFSYTQLLVTGFTVNHPESPDTVSIDMRDIGPTYYFAPPRVLEGLLTHVMIRMEDAGYLKRKLFHACMKLARRVGTRILDGESVNAWDRLRYALGNVMIYGPLRNALGMSRVRVAYTAGEAIGPDLFVFYRSIGINLKQLYGSTETSVFVCVQPDGQVRDDTVGPPVPGVEIRVADNGEILVKSPGLFKEYYRNPDATQEARSADGWFHTGDAGYLDTDGQLKIIDRAKDVGKLADGSLFAPKYLENKLKFFPHIKEAVAFGAGRQDVCAFINIDLEAVGNWAERRGLPYAGYTDLAGKDEVYQLIADCVEQVNADLATDPKLSASQISRFLILHKELDPDDDELTRTRKVRRAFIAQKYGVLIDALFEGKQSQFIETEVKFEDGRSGKISADLRIRPVKTFPAITARAA from the coding sequence GTGGCACATTCTTCGCCCGCATCCGCACAGATGCCGGCGGCGCTGGATACTTTTCCGGCGCTGCTGTTCGCGCATGCCGACGTACGCGGGTCGCGGCCCGCGATACGTGAGAAAGACCTGGGTATCTGGCAAACCCTTACCTGGGCCGATGTGGCGGAGCACGTGCGCCAGGTCGCCCACGGGCTCGCGTCATTGGGCATCCTGCCCGGCATGCACGTGGCCGTGATCGGCGAGAACCGCCCGCGCCTGTACATGGCCATGATGGCCGCGCAATCGCTCGGCGCGATCCCCGTGCCGCTCTACCAGGACGCCGTGGCCCAGGAAATGGTCTACGTGCTGCAGGACGCCGAGGTCAGCGTCGCGGTGGTCGAGGACCAGGAACAGGTCGACAAGATGCTGGAAGTGCTCGAGCAATGCCCCGCGCTCAAGCACGTGGTCTACGACGACCCGCGCGGCCTGCGGCACTACACCGATGCGATGCTGCTGTCGTACGACCAGCTCGAAGAAATCGGCCGCGACTACGCCGCGCAGCATCCCGACTTCTTTGCCCGCGCCGTGGCCGCGGTGCAGCCGCACGACGCGGCCGCGATGTTCTATACCTCGGGCACCACCGGCAAGCCCAAGGGCGTGGTGCTGACGCACCATGCGCTGATCGACCGCGCCCGCGCCGTGTCCGAAATGGAGAAACTGACCGACCACGAGGACGTGCTGGCCTACCTGCCGCCAGCCTGGATCGGGCAGAACATGTTCTCGTACACGCAGCTGCTGGTCACGGGCTTCACCGTGAACCATCCGGAGTCGCCCGACACGGTCTCGATCGACATGCGCGACATCGGGCCCACCTACTACTTCGCGCCGCCGCGCGTGCTGGAAGGCCTGCTGACCCATGTGATGATCCGCATGGAAGACGCCGGCTATCTCAAGCGCAAGCTGTTCCATGCCTGCATGAAGCTGGCGCGCCGCGTCGGCACCCGCATCCTGGACGGCGAATCCGTCAACGCCTGGGACCGCCTGCGCTACGCGCTGGGCAACGTGATGATCTACGGGCCGCTACGCAATGCGCTGGGCATGAGCCGCGTGCGCGTGGCCTACACCGCGGGCGAAGCCATCGGCCCCGACCTGTTCGTGTTCTACCGCTCCATCGGCATCAACCTCAAGCAGCTCTACGGCTCCACCGAGACCTCGGTGTTCGTCTGCGTGCAGCCGGACGGCCAGGTGCGCGACGATACGGTCGGCCCGCCCGTGCCCGGCGTCGAGATCCGCGTGGCCGACAACGGCGAGATCCTGGTCAAGAGCCCGGGCCTGTTCAAGGAGTACTACCGCAACCCCGACGCCACGCAGGAAGCGCGCAGCGCCGACGGCTGGTTCCACACGGGCGACGCGGGCTACCTGGACACCGACGGCCAGCTCAAGATCATCGACCGCGCCAAGGACGTCGGCAAGCTGGCCGACGGCAGCCTGTTCGCGCCCAAGTACCTCGAGAACAAGCTCAAGTTCTTCCCGCACATCAAGGAAGCGGTGGCGTTCGGCGCCGGCCGCCAGGACGTGTGCGCCTTCATCAACATCGACCTGGAAGCCGTGGGCAACTGGGCCGAGCGCCGCGGCCTGCCCTACGCCGGCTATACCGACCTGGCGGGCAAGGACGAGGTCTACCAGCTCATCGCCGACTGCGTCGAGCAGGTCAATGCCGACCTGGCCACCGATCCGAAGCTGTCGGCCTCGCAGATCAGCCGCTTCCTGATCCTGCACAAGGAACTGGATCCCGATGACGACGAACTGACGCGCACCCGCAAGGTGCGGCGCGCCTTCATCGCGCAGAAGTACGGCGTGCTGATCGACGCCCTGTTCGAAGGCAAGCAATCCCAATTCATCGAGACCGAAGTGAAGTTCGAGGATGGCCGCAGCGGCAAGATCTCCGCCGACCTCAGGATCCGCCCGGTCAAGACGTTCCCCGCCATCACCGCCCGAGCCGCGTAG